The Halosimplex litoreum genome has a window encoding:
- the ureC gene encoding urease subunit alpha, whose translation MTREVDRESYAELYGPTTGDRVRLGDTELFVEVEEDLRTPGDEAVFGGGKTLRDGLGQSPGTTQAEGAMDWVLTNALVMDPVVGIVAADIGIRDGEIAGIGKAGNPDTMDGVDVVVGPSTDVYPAEGKIATPGGLDIHIHFNSAQLHDHALASGITTMLGGGYGGGATTCTTGPENVKRFLQAAEEWPVNVGFYGKGNASKPGPLVEQLEAGACGLKLHEDWGSMPDAIDTCLDVAEEEDVQVCMHTDTLNEAGFVENTFAAVDGRTMHLFHIEGAGGGHAPDIMEMVGQANMLPSSTNPSMPYTVNTFDEHLDMVMVCHHLNPDVPEDVAFAESRVRAETIGAEDVLHDVGAISMMTSDSQAMGRMAEVVCRTWQTASKMKAQRGALPEDEEMDTHAEADNFRAKRYLSKYTINPAISAGIDDYVGTLEPGKLADVVLWDPAFFGIKPAMTFKGGFPVYSEMGEANGSLMTCEPIKQRPRAGAAGKAKHGLSLSFVSPAAAEAGVGEEYGLDSPVVPVSGARTPGKGDMHYNDYCPDDIEIDPETFEVKVDGEVVSAEPSEEISLAQRYML comes from the coding sequence ATGACACGCGAGGTCGACCGCGAGTCCTACGCCGAGCTGTACGGGCCGACGACGGGCGACCGCGTGCGCCTCGGAGATACGGAGCTGTTCGTCGAGGTCGAAGAAGACCTCCGGACGCCGGGCGACGAGGCGGTCTTCGGCGGCGGGAAGACGCTGCGCGACGGCCTCGGCCAGTCGCCGGGCACCACCCAGGCGGAGGGCGCGATGGACTGGGTGCTGACCAACGCGCTCGTGATGGACCCGGTCGTCGGGATCGTCGCCGCCGACATCGGTATCCGCGACGGCGAGATCGCGGGTATCGGCAAGGCCGGCAACCCCGACACGATGGACGGCGTCGACGTGGTCGTCGGCCCCTCGACGGACGTCTACCCCGCCGAGGGGAAGATCGCCACCCCCGGCGGGCTGGACATCCACATCCACTTCAACTCCGCCCAGCTGCACGACCACGCCCTGGCCTCGGGCATCACCACGATGCTCGGCGGCGGGTACGGCGGCGGCGCCACGACCTGCACGACCGGCCCCGAGAACGTCAAGCGCTTCCTGCAGGCCGCCGAGGAGTGGCCGGTCAACGTCGGCTTCTACGGCAAGGGCAACGCCTCGAAGCCCGGACCGCTGGTCGAGCAGCTCGAAGCCGGCGCCTGCGGGCTGAAACTGCACGAGGACTGGGGCTCGATGCCCGACGCCATCGACACCTGCCTCGACGTGGCCGAGGAGGAGGACGTGCAGGTGTGCATGCACACGGACACGCTCAACGAGGCCGGATTCGTCGAGAACACGTTCGCCGCCGTCGACGGGCGGACGATGCACCTGTTCCACATCGAGGGCGCCGGCGGCGGCCACGCGCCGGACATCATGGAGATGGTCGGCCAGGCGAACATGCTGCCCTCCTCGACCAACCCCTCGATGCCCTACACGGTGAACACCTTCGACGAGCACCTGGACATGGTGATGGTATGTCACCACCTCAACCCCGACGTCCCCGAGGACGTGGCCTTCGCCGAGTCCCGCGTGCGCGCCGAGACCATCGGCGCCGAGGACGTGCTCCACGACGTGGGCGCCATCTCGATGATGACCTCCGACTCCCAGGCGATGGGCCGCATGGCCGAGGTCGTCTGTCGGACCTGGCAGACCGCCTCGAAGATGAAGGCCCAGCGCGGCGCCCTGCCCGAGGACGAGGAGATGGACACCCACGCCGAGGCCGACAACTTCCGCGCGAAGCGCTACCTCTCGAAGTACACGATCAACCCCGCCATCTCGGCGGGGATCGACGACTACGTCGGCACGCTCGAACCCGGCAAGCTCGCCGACGTGGTGCTGTGGGACCCGGCCTTCTTCGGGATCAAGCCCGCGATGACGTTCAAGGGCGGCTTCCCGGTCTACTCCGAGATGGGCGAGGCAAACGGCTCGCTGATGACCTGCGAACCCATCAAACAGCGCCCACGCGCCGGCGCGGCCGGGAAGGCCAAACACGGGCTCTCGCTGTCCTTTGTCAGTCCGGCGGCCGCCGAGGCCGGCGTCGGCGAGGAATACGGCCTCGACTCCCCCGTCGTCCCCGTCTCGGGCGCTCGCACGCCCGGGAAAGGCGACATGCACTACAACGACTACTGCCCGGACGACATCGAGATCGACCCCGAGACCTTCGAGGTGAAAGTCGACGGGGAGGTCGTCTCGGCCGAGCCGAGCGAGGAGATATCGCTCGCCCAGCGATACATGCTATGA
- a CDS encoding urease subunit beta, translated as MSDGLVPGEVTARGDGVPINEGRETATVSVANTGDRPVQVGSHFHFFEVNRALSFPRAEAFGMRLDVPAGTAVRFEPGDRKAVDLVAVGGDQLVTGMNALTDGPVDAETKAAALERAREAGFEGAD; from the coding sequence GTGAGCGACGGCCTCGTGCCCGGCGAGGTGACCGCCCGCGGCGACGGCGTCCCCATCAACGAGGGCCGCGAGACGGCGACGGTCAGCGTCGCCAACACCGGCGACCGACCGGTCCAGGTGGGCTCGCACTTCCACTTCTTCGAGGTCAACCGCGCGCTGTCGTTCCCGCGCGCGGAGGCCTTCGGGATGCGCCTGGACGTGCCCGCCGGCACCGCGGTCCGGTTCGAACCGGGCGACAGGAAGGCGGTCGACCTCGTCGCGGTCGGCGGCGACCAGCTGGTCACGGGGATGAACGCCCTGACCGACGGACCCGTCGACGCCGAGACGAAGGCCGCGGCGCTCGAACGGGCCCGCGAGGCGGGCTTCGAGGGGGCCGACTGA